The Populus alba chromosome 4, ASM523922v2, whole genome shotgun sequence genome contains a region encoding:
- the LOC118050749 gene encoding uncharacterized protein gives MALSSAFRERLEQMESTRNQRLSLLQAEKELQTSNSQMLASKLVNIRSIEQRCLVLVHKNAFQNFKILVLKSEVESLDAKYDADSQEFRVLKSEVKEMEEKEKEKERFYQVKGLDMKAFSENVDKFVTDYRIQVNELRNRVNELNSIFIKLQGNNGFLSNSDIAEAEMRKSQLFAVKENLDTSLASNYQLRSQLQKELDNVLIIRNQESRKVSQFH, from the exons ATGGCGCTTTCCTCTGCGTTTCGAGAACGACTGGAGCAAATGGAAAGCACCAGAAATCAACGTCTCTCTCTTCTCCAG GCAGAGAAAGAATTGCAAACGAGCAACTCTCAGATGTTGGCATCGAAGTTGGTAAATATTCGGTCCATTGAACAAAGGTGTTTGGTTCTTGTCCACAAAAATGCATTTCAGAACTTCAAAATCTTGGTTCTTAAATCGGAAGTCGAGAGCCTCGATGCTAAATACGATGCTGATTCACAAGAATTCAG ggttttgaagaGTGAAGTGAAGGAGAtggaggagaaggagaaggagaaggagaggtTTTATCAAGTAAAAGGTCTTGATATGAAGGCTTTTAGCGAAAATGTGGATAAGTTTGTTACGGACTATCGTATTCAAGTGAATGAGTTACGGAATCGTGTGAATGAG CTTAACTCAATATTCATAAAACTTCAAGGGAACAATGGGTTCTTGAGCAATTCTGACATAGCTGAAGCAGAGATGAGAAAATCGCAACTTTTTGCTGTAAAGGAGAATTTGGACACAAGTTTGGCTTCGAACTACCAATTGAGATCACAGTTGCAGAAGGAGCTTGATAATGTTTTGATCATAAGAAATCAAGAGAGCAGGAAAGTGTCCCAGTTTCACTGA